CTAAAACTGATGTAAATTCACTGATATGAAACAGATACTTGATCATAAAAATTCATACACATGGAATGAAAATGTCCCATTAAAAGTAACTGTTGCTTCAAAAGTTAAGTGATACATGTATAGATTAAACAGAAAAGGTTATAATAATGTTACTGCAATGTAAATCAGCAACAGGCTGAAAACGTACAGTAAGAAAGAAGTCTGAAACTTTTAGAAAGTCTTCATAGAAAAGCATGTTCCTTCATGCCTGTATTTTGAAACGagtaatatataattttatttatatgataACATTTAGCAAttaacagaaaatcaaaatccGTTCTAAAGCATGAATTCTAACAATTATCTGCAGAAATTAAGTAGCTTTATAACATCTTGCTTCTGAATCAAATCATATATACATAACTGAAAAGGTCCCAtcacatttatgaaaataatcatCCACAgggtcttttttaaaaatttattgaTATGAATTGGGTTCCAATGGCTCATCTTCTTGCTTCACTTGCACGTTAGATGGGAAACCATTTGAACTGGATACTACCATCACAAACGGTTGCTGCTGAAACCTCTGCTCCGACTGCTCAGTATCATCTAATTTGTCACTGTCTTCTTCTTTTAGCGCTCCTTGTACGCCGATCTGTTTCGTTTCTGGTGCTTTAATAACTGAGGTGATCACTGTGCCAGATGGATGAGCGACCACCTGTGAACTGCTGGGTGAAAAAGTTACCACTGGGGTAGTGGCAGTGAAGGAAGGAGATGAAGCCATGTTGACTGTTCCATTGCAAATTGTCTGCACACTGCTGGTGAGAACCTGCTGAACTTGTGCTGGGCTCAACACGATTGAGGAAGAAGGCGAGACTGGCTTCTGAGACTGTAGcatgacattttctttaagaactgTCATGGGCTGTGAAGTAGGAATggcttgtaaaataaatttttgggGTGTTGCTGATGAGGCTGGATCTGTGCTGGCTATCACCGTAGTAAGAGGCACCGTCTGGAGTGTTACAGTATGCAGCTGCTGATTTCCAGGAGAAACAACCACTGGAACTTGGGTTGGAGTCTGTAAAGTCCTATTAGGATTAGAAAAGATTACAGGGTCAGAACACTTCCATGctgagtatttaaaaataattatagatTTACTATTGAAAAATCACTTGGCGTCATGAACGTTTATCTAAAGACTGCAAAAGGGGAAGCAGTCACTTTCTTAACACAACAAAAACCGGGCCTGACCCCTGAATTCAGCAACACAGCTCCCAAGGTGAAGGTATTCTGTATGAGCAATACTACCATCGCCAAACTCAACAGCCTGCCTTTGGGACATTTGGTAGTTCATGAGAAAGCTTGGGAATTGCATCCGAGGCCTCCGTCTCAAGCATCAACAAACAGCATGAGCACGACCCGCTAGACCTCTGCCATCCATTTCACAAGGTCCCCAGCTCAAGTAAGTCACAAGCCAGCCCTCAGTTCTCCTAACATCCGTATGTCTTTACCTATATGCTAAAATATCTGCACTGTAACGGTGGATCGAGCCGGGACCTTCTCAGACAGCCAGGACACACAGCTCGCTGTCTGCCAGACTTGTACGCTCCTGGTAAGGCAGCTGAACAGAAATTGCTCCCAAAATGTAAGTTTAAATTAGGAATGATCCCATCAGTTTCAGGCTGGCAGACCTGGGTACCACAttactttctgtatttatgCTGAGGGCAAAGTTAGATGATGAACGGCCACATCACTGACGTATACAAACACAACAGTGGAAAATGGTGATTCAGAGATGTGGCTGAAACACACACAGCTCAGTCATGCAACATACCTCggtttaaaatatatatctatctaAAACCCACAACATGCTCACTGCAAAGCAAATGATTTCCAttgaagggagggaaaaaggaaaggaagggttTAACTGCTTCAAAACCCTACCATAGCTTGTTCCAAACCAACACGCTGCCTCTaacaatctttttctttcttctcatttgttCTGCAAAGTTCTCTCTAACATTCCTGCTTCTCTCCGATGTTTTCTCCTGCCCGTCCTCCTCCAATTTTCCAGTCTTAAGCTCTCACTTGTATTTTCTTGAACATATTTGATGCTggatggaaacaaaaataaccatcTCCTCCTCCGCCTAGCTTATTTCTCTACCTCTGCTGAAATTACTTTAGACAGAAACCAACTTACCTTCCATATCTGTACTTTCAAGTCCACGCACGACATAACATGCTGTACGGATTGCATACATATATCTATCACAGAATGTCCTCCTTTCTGTAGTCCTTCTGCCCAGGTACTACCTCTTTTTCTACAGCTCTGTGAAATCCCTACTTTCCAGCGTTTGGCCACTGACCCGTCAGATCAGGCTCAGTGTATTCAAAACTTGAAGTAAGGGGGAAATGTGGCTGCAGATACTGCTGCTTGCTACTCCAACTACACAGGGAGCTGCACTCCCTCTTCCTTagtgcagcagcagagacaagtGAAGGAACATCTGCAGAGGATTTCCCAGCCCTCCCTCAGCTCAGTCCTCTGGGAAAGGCCTCCAGCTGAGCTCCACAGACTGCCCCAGCAAGAGCAACTCCAGAAACCCAGCTGGCACCAGGCTCGAAGCACTGAGCTCTTCCCTGAACAACCCCTAGCTGCCGGCCCCTGCTGCAGGCGAGCCTTTCCCCACCTCCCGGGTGGCTTGGTAGGAATAAAATCTGCATCTGTAGCTTTCGCTTTCTCTAGAAAGACAAGGAGGTCAGCGGTACCCAAGACTGATGCTGTAGCAAATCCAAATACTAGCCCATGAGGCTCCCATGCAGGTCTCATCACCCAGGCTATATAGCTGGGACACAAAATTTGATGCTACTGACACCAGAGTGCAGAGGGGCAGCTGCTAAGCTCAGTATTGAGCTCCTCTTTCATACAACTAGAGAGAGCCCAAGGAAGATGCTCATGGAAATGGGCTTGCAGGGAGACGAAGCACCAGCTGAAATGATCGCTTTgatcacttctttttttttttttttttttttcaagttctgGAGAACTTTGTGCTGCACAAGTACACGCAATGGAGCTTAAAACACAAGGCTCAGAATGACACCACCAAGGTTCTCCAAGTCTGCTAAGGGTCACCAGTGCTAACTGCTTCTTTTCGAGTAATTCCCCTGGGAGCTTGACGGAACAATCACAAATATCCACGCCAGAACCAGTAACAGGAGGAGGGCATCCactagctttttaaaaaactatgtAAATTACCAACAGTTAAACAAACTTGCAGCAAAATCACAACGTCATGGAAATACAGCTCCATCCATCCAAGTCTACAGGAAGCAGCAACACAAGTGGAACAAGTAAGAAGGGAAGGACAACTGACACTTGCCatcagaaaaacactgaaagtatCTGAGTAAGACAGTGGATACCAAGCCAGCTCCTCAATCCATGGTGCAACGTACTTGAGTCTGAAGGATTAAGATCAACTCGATAGTTTCAagtttgaaaagcagcagctgaagctggTAGCCTGTGCTGGTATGCCATGCAAGTATGACTTGGAAGATACATTCTTGTTCTTTAGGTgtttagttttgaaataaaatagaaatagaagaTTCTACCTGTTACATGGCTGCAAATGACGACCTCAAAACCTGCAAAATTCATCTACTCAATGCAGAGGGTATTCTGCAAAGTTCTAGGCGCTCTGAGGACTGaatcaaagcatttttctcagCATACTGCAACTGTTTTTGTATTGATGTCAAGCCATTTTATATCTCATGAAAGTAGATCCCATGCCATAGCTAACAACTTATTCCAGACGCTCCATTTTCTCCAGTCAagatacatatattatatatacacacacatatataaacgtgtatatgcacacacacacacacaaagtgtGAACTTGCCAGAGGGAAGCACGTCCCAGATGTGCCTACAAGCTGAGGACTAAGCAGCACACTGCACCATAACTACTACGCCTTGTTATTTACAGTAAGGATGGCCAAGCCAAATTTTTGCCTTCAAAAATAGTACATAGTACAACTGTACCTGTTTACAAACCAAGATCTAGGTGCTCAGGCTATTTGCCTTGAAcatcactagaaaaaaaatatatgtttggttaagctttttgtctgttttaccaaaaaaaaacccaacccacaCTACTCAAGGTGATCCCTGGGCTATAAAACTTCGGGTGCTTTCAGCTGCGTTTTTTGCTATGTTGATGATGAATTTCACTGTCAACTTGCTAACACCCTTCCAACTCTAAGGTACAAATCTAGTGGGTCATTACTTTAAAAGTTCCTGCTGGGGttacagaaagaacaagaacatTGAGCAACAGTGATGAAAGGGAAATGTGGCCATAAAGCAGCCTGCTTTCTACTGAGAACAGAATGACAAAAATTCTGAAGCCATTCCAGCCTGGCAGAACGTGATAATGCACTCCTTGGTTCGTTTGGTGCTGTTAACAGTCTAGAATTGTGCAACATCACATTAGCTTACCAAGAAGTGAGGAGTGATAAAGCAAACACTAAGTGACAGGAAGGAGAAACAAGTTTATTCATGGCGATTcatgaaaaaattaagaaataagagaaaggaagaacacacaaaacagaactgaagcGACGAGCCAAGGTACATGAAGTATTTCAcagcacaacaacaacaaagaaacaaggcaatatgaagaaatacacagagagaaagaagtaaGAGAATTCCCTTCCAAGCATACACAACATTCAATCCACAGCTACTGGGGAAATAATGGCCTTGAGATGAACGGGCCAACTTCCAAGGACTTTCCCCGTTTGTTCAACTAGCTGGTTACAGACAGCTCATTCAATCAGCCTAGGAAGAGCGAGGGAGGCCAAGGGGTGGGGTGGGCTTGTCAGAACCACTTCAAATGCCTGAGTCAAGAGGCAATCTCCTCTGAGTGCATATAGCAAGGCCTGGCCAAACGCAACTCCACCATCAAATGCTTGGCCAAATGCTCTACCATCACTGCAAGCCCTTCCACAGCTGCAACCGTTGATATCATACTCTAAGAGTCATCAAAAGGCTTGTCAATACTTCATCCCCATGTACCCCAGACAGAGCCTGGCCTTCTTACAGTGCAAACCACACAGACGGGAGCTGCCAACCAGTCTGGGTGTAGATGTCCAAGAGATGTAGCACGGGACTTGATGCCTGAATGCAAAATCTTAACAGAACCTCCAACCAAGGGAGGGCAGAACTTGGCTGTTCTTCGTCTGGACAAGGTAATCTGTTATCATGAGGACAGAGGACTCAACTCTCAAGCCTAGTGTCCTTACAGCTCTCTTTTCAGAGCTTTTCAAAATCGCACACTCACCTGAATTAAAATTCAGGAACATTCCCACTAACAGAAACCCACAGAAACTCCACCTCTCTTGACAGCATCAAAAACATGTGAACTTGTATTCCTGCAGATAGCTTCCCACTGTGCAGAAGCAAAACGAATCTCTCCAGGTGACCTTAAAGTCccttctgccttcagcagccTTCTTCCTACCCTCCACAGAAACGGGCTTAAGAAAAACTcttctcagctgcagaaattcAACTCAAAATGGAAAGTTTTAACTGGAGGCTTTGCCTTGGCATAAGTTGGCCCTATCACAACAATGTTCTGAGAAACTCTAGCCTCTTGTGAGCTAAATGAGAGTTTCTTGTAGGCACTCAATCTAACTGCAAACAGGCAAAACGTGCTCTGATGCTGGCTGGTGAAAGAAAGGCCTCCCACACAATAGCCAGGAGATGTTTCTGAGCATCTAAGAGACCTCAGCAGGCATCCCATTCCCTCGGTCACGTTCCCATCCCAGAACCCCAGTGAGCTCTTTGCCAAGACTGCCACCTGTGACGGCTTTTATTCAGCAGATGGGCTACAACATCAGCTGACATTGGGTAAATTTGGATCACATTCTTATTCAGGGAAAAAGGACTGGATTTTGGAAAGCAGACGGTCAATGCAAAGTGTCAGTAGGACAGTGCCAGACTgtctctgtgtgtctgtgtggcCAGGCAAGCTCGAGCACAGCGACTGCAGACAGGGTGCAAAGTGCTTTTACAGAACACAACAGTGACGTTCGCTGCACAACTCACACAAGTTAACATCTCTACGTGACACACgatgaagaaaatgtttcctttgaaatagCAGCTGTAATCACATTTTCAGTGTTCACAAATCCATGCTAAATGACCAGTCTGTGCATTTTTCAGCATCAGCATGGCTGCAGTCAGACCCCAAATAGCTAGTTTACAAATTAAGGAACAACAGCAGAAAGCCTATGTGTTTGCTTGGGGTAGACATGGCTTTCTAAGGTAATTCCCTCTGCTTGTCGGGACAATCCACCGTGCTGGCACATTGTTGGCTTTATCACCGTTCCTACACAGCATGctcacagccagaaaaaaacacGATTCACCTTCAGCtactttctcctcctcttgaATGAGGATCTCGCCACTGTGGTCCATATTGCGTCACCTCCAGGATGAATTCCTGCAACAGTTTCTACCCCAAAGGTTGCAAAAAGGCCAAGATGAAAGCTGTGGCTGAATCACGATGCAGTAGTTCTCCAATTCGGAAGTGAACACACAGAGCATATCCCACCGGTCCTCTGGGGTCTGTATTAGCTTTTCCCCAAGTTACAGAACAGAGTCTGGATACTCGTCTTCTAACATGCTCTGTCCAAGCTATCACAAAGACAacttgaaaatacagagaaaaataaataaataaagaaataaataaactggATTTTTGAAGAAACGTTGTGTTTAGAGCCAGGAGCCTGCTCAAGCACTGCTCAGGATCTCTCTGCAGCCACCTAACTGGAGGTTTCTCGCTATATGGAGCTGTCAGCTAGAAAATTCAGCCATGTCCCACACAGTCAGTATGAAACAGTGACGCAACGTTTTAAATTAATCCAAATCCACAACCTCATCCTCTCTGAACTGCTAGTATTATGGGAGCCTCTCCTCACTACATAGAAGACATCCCATCTTGAACCACTGCTGCTCTTGATTACAGGTAAGTGGAAGTGCATCTCCCTGTGCCCGCAGCACTAGTCATTTGAGTGCAATCAGCTGCCCAAACCCAGGCACCTCAGAGCCCTGTAGGATATCCTAGGCTACCTAGACAAGGTAAGGCCTCAGCCTTACAGAAGAAATACACTTTACAGCAACAGGAGGGATACCCTTTACACTCAAAATGACCCAACGAACGTGGAGCTGAATCCCAAGACTACTTTAGTGCCTCCAAATTCCACAATTATTCCAATAAAACACCTGTGTAAACCAGATCACCTGCGTGAGTTACTCCGGTTTAAACTGAGTGATTTTACAAGTGCAAAATTCAAagagattttcctttaaaaagccaACTCACTGGGAAAATTTATAAATGGAATAGTCATCCAGagaggcattttatttttgtcttatcACTGGAAACACGACGCCAAATTAAGCTCCCAGTCACACAACTGGAAATTTCAGCAGCTGCACTTGCAACCACCAAGCCAGAGCAGCAGCGGGTTTGCAATTCGGAGTATTCCCATCCAAGATGCTCAATGTTTTTCCTGGTCAGCAAAACCTGGTTTAAATGGCATGACCCTGCCCCATTTCCTAAGCTTGGCTTAGCACTACATCGTCGCCTTTCTGCTTAAGCTCTGGGACTGAAGAGCCATCTGCCCCGGGCCAGCAGTACTTCAGTCTCCTGCATACTGGAACTGGTATAAAAAGCTCCACAAAGCCACCTGTAAGACAAGAGCTTTCTTTAAACCACTCAGGcctgtttctgctttgctgtgaaGCATGACTATAGCAAAAACAGGCGACAGCAAGAACGAAGCTATAACTGAAGATAGGGTACATCTGCCCGGTGTTGCACGCTGCAGCACTTCGGAGTGGGTGTAGGACACTACCCTCCACACAAATTATTACACAAAACTCTGCAAGAGCTTCGGAACAGCTGTAAGCAAAGGCACTGCCTGTATCCTGCCAAGAGCCAGCCCCCACTTTTCACTGGCATTCCCATTTCtgtcagaatcacagaatcattagggttgaaagagacctccaagatcacctggtccaaccatccccctaccaccagtgtcacccactaagccatgtccctaagcaccctgtccagcctttccttgaacacccccagggacggtgacaccaccacctccctgggcaacccggGGAACCAGTGCCCCACTCTCCCCGTGATGCTCTCAGGAGCGGACTTCACCAGGCAATGCCAGCCGGCACAGGGACAGGATGGCGACACAAACCCTGCGCAGCAGCCTTCAAATACGATTCTTTTAACAAGAGAAGATGCGTGTTCATGTCACTTACAGTTAAGTGTTAAGAAGCCAATTGTTTTAACCTCACCCTTCagtattttctctgcagtatgtggttaatcattttttttctcctcacaacACGACAGAAGCAAATAGCTGCAGAGAGAAGAACATTCATATGACGAAGAAAGAACACTCATATGAATAAAACTTTAGAAGCTACGTTACATGAGACAAATTATGTGGGTCCAAGATATTCATGCTTGAAGGCAGAGCCTGACCACTAGCCAGTATGTGCTGGAAAAACTTCTGGGGAACGCTCCCAAGCCCTGCTTGCTATTTCTCCCAAATGACCTCAATTAACCACATGCCTCAGCCTCCGAGCAGCAACTAGCAACGACTGGTGCTTTTTGTCCTCTTCCTTCCCTATAAAACTACTGAGAAGTGACTCCAAACGCAATCCTACAGGCTGTGCGTGCATCGCAAGGTTTGTCAGCCCCTGTCCTCGGCTGGCAATCACACATGCTGGGAATTTTTCAATTAGGTAGACCAGTCAGTTTGTCCCTCACGGTAGCTCCACTGAGGCACTTGGGAACACGTACACAACCACGTTCAACTGCTAGAGGTTTATGGCTGCTTGAACAAACAAAGCTAAAATccagttgttttgtttaaacgttattaaaaaacaagacCTAACGCATATGCTCCAAAAGCGTTCACTAAGCCTTTCCTTCTCACCAAAAGGTTTGAAGTGTGCAGTTTGAAACTGAGCAAAAATTATGTCAAATTGTGTTTCTAGAGCCTGAAGCAATCAATGATTGCACAGAATTTGTCAGCACCTTGGCCCATCCTGTTTAAAAGCATGAAGacacatttgcttttgtttttttccactctaACAGCTCAAACACCTTAGTACTTGCTTTCTTAATCAAGAATACTTCTACAACAGTCAGTAATTGAATTGCACTGGAAAGGTCCAAcgcatttttttcttttattttcatctgagaTACTTGGTCATCATGGCTGGGAAACGTGCAATTGAAGTCTTCATGGAACATTGTTAAAGCTACACAGCAGAAAGGCAGAACTGAAGCAATACAGAATTGTGAGCTTtctacagcttttatttcatctgaaCTTCACATGTGTATCAGCCCTACTACTTTCTCCCCAGCTTATTGCCCAAAGTCTAATTGTGAAATACCGTAATGCAATAGCAGGCCATAATGCCATTGTGCAGCTTTCCAAAGCTTAGGATGGACTGCTTGCCTTGCTGGGTCTAGCAGATACTCTCTTtgttattatcatttttatatctGTCTGTATAACTAGATTTACGTATCTATACTGTTGATATTGGTCTTAATATATAATCTACTATAGATCTAGCCCACAGCTATTTAGTTCTGTAAATTGCTATACTCTCTCGCTATTTATgtttaatgatatttttctcCTGACTTAAATGGTACTGCACAGCTTCAGTTATGCCTGTACTCATTTCCTTTCACTATTATTAACCTAGTCACTTTTTTACAACTTGCAGGTAATTAAATCCTTCATCAAACCTGGAATTGTAGGACTGCACAGTACATACAGCTTCATTCCTAAAATACGAGCTTTAAAACCTTAAAAGACACATCAAACTGatacagattattatttttctaaataaatttcaaaactagttcttttttttgttttgtcaaattCCTCATAATCAGAGAATAACTTCTACATAAACTTCTGATGACATATAACCTTTCCCTCCCCTATGTACTTCTTGAGTTAATTCTAGTTCATTAGAATAATAAGCAAAACGATTTGATTTCAGCTTAGGCATTTACAATCGAAAGACGAATGAAAACAGGTATTCTCTGCTTAAAAATGGTAACTCCTTCCAGTTTGTTGTACAGCGCCTATCAGTAACCATGAAAAGGATTCTTGCTTTCTTGGCTCAATATATTTAATCCCTTGCAACCCTTATTAACCAGTGagtttctcttttcagtgtGATTTTCTTCACACTGCAACATGTATGAAAACCATTCCATCattcttatggaaaaaaaaccaaacaggatCCGAACTAGAAAGACCagtgaaaatttatttttttttatcccaaagaaagaagagagaatatatatattttgttgatTGAAGCTGAAGTCTTGGTTTGTCATTTCCTTTATATAAATGGAAAATCTTCAGTTTCGTCAGCCACTTGGTTATCTCCTAAAATGTTTCATATTGATTCTATTATATCAGTCACTGAAAGCTGATATAGGCAGTTTTAGTTCTTCTCGCTGAACGAACTGTAATTACTATTCTGGATTTCCCTTAATCTATCTTCCTTTCATATATAAGTACAGTTTTAATAATTGACTGGCTTTTACAACAGCCCTCTAGTAGCAGAGGTGAGAGAGCAAAATTTATTCTTTAGAAACGAAGTAATTATTTGATCTCATTAATGCCATTACTTATTTCCATCTGACAACATTCCACCATTAACCTCAGATACTCAGTACCACTTCAGATCTACTGGTGGCTCTAGATGTAATTTTCCAAGGAGGGAACAGAGCAagggagcaggaaaaaacattACTGACATTTTGCAGCATAACACAATAACCCTTCAAACAGTGACCTTAACAGAGCAagtcccaggaaaaaaaaaaaaatgttcctgatTCATTAAGAATGTGCATCTCCTGAATTataccacagaatcacagaatcatctaggttggaagagacctccaagatcacccagtccaacctctgacctaacactaacaagtcctccactaaaccatatcactaagctcaacatctaaacgtcttttaaagacctccagggatggtgactcaaccacttccctgggcagcccattccaatgcctaacaaccctttcggtaaagaagttcttcctaaagCTTTTGTGAAACTGCTACGGTCCAGGTCCAGAATCACCATCTACAATTCTGACACTCCTGCGGAAGAGGGCCGAGATTATAAGAACATTTGTTTCAGGTCTTTTGCAGTCAGCGGAGATGAAGGAGCTCCCATCAGGGGACGCTTCAGGCTAAGGTAAAATAAGGCTTGAGTGATCGTTTCTAAAGCCTCTCCAATTTGGATGCTACTCACAATGTGCATGTAGGTGCAAAGGAGTGATGATGCTGAAATGCTGTGTACTATTAGCCAGTTTACTTACAAATGAAGCATGGAAGCATGACTTGTAACTGCAGACTACTTCAGGAGACAGACTCCCATGAGATTATTCTGTTAATTGTGTTCTAAAATCAAAGTAACATGCTCttttaacagcagcaaaatgcctGAGTAGGTAACTGAGCTTTTCCCTGTTGTAACTGGGGACAATATAAGAGACGAAAGAGATGACAACTTTATAACAAAAAGAATTAAGCAAGAAGGTAAGTCTTTTTGATGGGATCTTCCAGACACACCATATATAATCCAAAAGCAAAGACACCAGTCTGTGAAAAAGCAGAGCCATGAAAATCCTgtctctgctgcaggacagaaCTGATGataccaatttttttttaaaaaagtagtaTATTCTTCCTTTCTAAAGGATTTGCATCAGGCCTAATCCTGCAGGAAAGATGTGCTTCCCTCCACCAAAACAGAGCATTTATGAGTGTGCATGTTGAAGTgtcctgtaaaaaaaataattcccagGATCACCTGCACAGCATCTGTTTCACTTGAATCCAACTGCAAGACGAGTGATTTTTCTGAAGCGCAACAAACAAACTAGTCTACCTAGCCACCCTCCAgtgaatttattattattcatacGTTTGTGTTCTTGACATTTTCTTACCTTATATTCTGAACTGACGGATTTAACGTTTCATCTGCAACATTGCTGGTTACAGCCGCTTGTCCTTCTGTGATGGACTGCAATGGCTGCATTACATGAACTGTCCGAAAAAGCTGAGTGGGATGTACTGGCTGCGTAGACTGCATTGTCCTCAAAACTTCTGAAGTCAAGCCAGGTGTCTGCTGCTGTACAACTTCTACGTGCTCCTTAAGCTTAGCAGGCTTCGAATTTCCTGTTTTTAGAACTGTGGTGGATCCTCCCTTTGTTCCAGTGTTCGCAGACGCTCTAGATCTGCTCGACTGGTTTCTACTGGCCACAGGAGTTGAGAGCAAAGTTGAATCTGATGATTCAGTGCTAGGGCTTGCATCCTCATCATCTATATAGACGAGATCTTTTggcatttctttaaattgaTACACTAGGCGCTGACCTTCTACTTTGGCCAGTATTCCTCTTTGGTAATAATATCTGTTTAAAGCAAACATACATCAACAAGTTAGAGTGTTTTTGCAAAACCCctaactaaataaaaaacacagcaacaaaaaagcagtaaataacACCAGCAGTAACAAGGAAGAAGGGGCTTAaggtttaatattttatctgcCTGGTTTCTTGATTACAAAGGAGTGTCCAAATTAAtagcatattttttcctcaaatgacACTTTTTAATGGTATTTCTTGTAGCCTTTTAATTTCAACATCAGATAACACTGAcgagaaagaaaagagctctGTGATTTGGCAGCTCTGCTATAAATGAATACTGCTTTAAAGTCCTATGAAACTTCTAATTCTCCTCAAGTCAGCCAATCCTTTAATTTACCTGAATTTGTGCTTACTCCCCAGTGAACACATACAGACATTTTAACtacaagaaagcaaagacaaCAGGACAGGAGAGTTCTACTTCAGTTATATTTGCAAATCAATATGACAATTTACAATCAGGCATACTGAGGTGAGGGATGAACGGAATTGAACAGAAATGTGGAGCTGTTCAGCCAATTATCAATCAGCAGATAAGACTGAAGCTTGCATCATCCACGTTCATGGGTGTCTGCttattttgcagtcttttttgcacaagacaaaaaaaaaacaacaatccaATCTGCAAATGACATGATGTTTTAAAACTGCACACACAAGTCCATAGAAGTGCAAGCAAACCTGaattataaaactgttttttccacTGGGAACTGGATCATTTGCCGTGGGGAGAAATCATTTCATTAACTCTAATATACCtaaatttagtttttttttttgagagagaggagattaaaattttacataaaaagcTTGCCACACTCAGAATCTTCAGTCTGGTTTTGGGGCTGATTGTAAAGATGTATGCTtgtcagcagcactgaaaatgtcCAAGCTGAAACTGCAGGTGACTGATTTGGGGTTTAGGTTAGTAAGGGTtactttttgcttatt
This is a stretch of genomic DNA from Cygnus atratus isolate AKBS03 ecotype Queensland, Australia chromosome 1, CAtr_DNAZoo_HiC_assembly, whole genome shotgun sequence. It encodes these proteins:
- the ELF1 gene encoding ETS-related transcription factor Elf-1, producing the protein MAAVVQQNELVFEFASNVMEDEQQLGDPSIFPAVIVEHVPSADLLHNYSGLTCVDEPSDMITESSLDVAEEQIIEDDDITLTVEASCHNGDETIETIEAAEALLNMDSPGPMLDEKRITTVFGATEDEDMVAPITHVSVTLDGIPEVVEVHQAPDPYAESPETPEFEQPKKKKGKKPKPSRPESPTTTPNISVKKKNKDGKGNTIYLWEFLLALLQDKATCPKYIKWTQREKGIFKLVDSKAVSRLWGKHKNKPDMNYETMGRALRYYYQRGILAKVEGQRLVYQFKEMPKDLVYIDDEDASPSTESSDSTLLSTPVASRNQSSRSRASANTGTKGGSTTVLKTGNSKPAKLKEHVEVVQQQTPGLTSEVLRTMQSTQPVHPTQLFRTVHVMQPLQSITEGQAAVTSNVADETLNPSVQNIRTLQTPTQVPVVVSPGNQQLHTVTLQTVPLTTVIASTDPASSATPQKFILQAIPTSQPMTVLKENVMLQSQKPVSPSSSIVLSPAQVQQVLTSSVQTICNGTVNMASSPSFTATTPVVTFSPSSSQVVAHPSGTVITSVIKAPETKQIGVQGALKEEDSDKLDDTEQSEQRFQQQPFVMVVSSSNGFPSNVQVKQEDEPLEPNSYQ